A stretch of the Solanum dulcamara chromosome 6, daSolDulc1.2, whole genome shotgun sequence genome encodes the following:
- the LOC129892084 gene encoding GATA transcription factor 21-like, with the protein MTPLDHITTFPFELNNNNNNDLKNSLVTPKYQASSSSHSSYHHFFFNSTTDKTGSFRHHPTEYYMSQHQPEVDNHDASYDLGKKKKVGSGLKLTLWKREDKLVSSRIKNLDQARMKNTTNNACIKLKQQPIETDYSSNNIPIRVCADCNTTKTPLWRSGPNGPKSLCNACGIRQRKARREMAVAAEAEASANGKADHQTAIKIKLQHQRKVNTSNHVTPFKKRCKFGPSSSSTNAPKKPDFEDFLINLSNKLALQQIFPQDEKEAAILLMALSCGLVHD; encoded by the exons ATGACTCCACTTGATCACATAACTACTTTCCCTTTTGAgcttaacaataataataacaatgatctGAAGAATTCTCTTGTTACCCCTAAATATCAGGCTTCATCTTCTTCTCACTCATCTTATCATCActttttcttcaactcaactacTGATAAAACCGGAAGTTTTCGTCATCACCCTACCGAATATTATATGTCACAGCACCAACCTGAG GTGGATAATCATGATGCATCATATGATTtagggaagaaaaaaaaggtaggAAGTGGTCTCAAATTGACCTTGTGGAAGAGAGAAGACAAGTTGGTGTCTTCAAGGATAAAAAACTTGGATCAAGCAAGAATGAAAAATACCACCAACAATGCTTGTATCAAATTGAAGCAACAACCAATAGAAACTGATTACAGTTCCAACAATATACCTATTAGGGTTTGTGCTGATTGTAACACTACTAAGACCCCTCTTTGGAGAAGTGGTCCCAATGGACCTAAG TCATTGTGCAATGCATGTGGAATCCGACAAAGGAAGGCAAGAAGAGAAATGGCAGTAGCAGCTGAAGCTGAAGCTTCAGCAAATGGGAAAGCTGATCATCAAACAGCAATAAAGATAAAGCTACAACATCAAAGAAAAGTTAATACAAGCAATCATGTTACACCCTTCAAGAAAAGGTGCAAATTTGGTCCTTCATCCTCTAGTACTAATGCACCAAAGAAGCCTGATTTTGAGGACTTCTTGATAAACTTGAGCAACAAGTTGGCCCTACAACAAATTTTCCCACAAGATGAGAAGGAAGCAGCAATCCTTCTGATGGCACTCTCCTGTGGCCTTGTTCATGACTAA